The Nostoc sp. 'Lobaria pulmonaria (5183) cyanobiont' genome window below encodes:
- a CDS encoding HNH endonuclease: MTVNDTTKKLVRQRAKFLCEYCHSSEEASAALFSIDHIIPQSLKGSDDPDNLALACQRCNGYRYNFTTGIDPDTGQMLPLFNPRQQKWSDHFIWSADGLKIIGISSLGRATSNRLDLNDERHNEGSIVKARRLWLKGGWHPPDEDPRQIKEF, translated from the coding sequence ATGACAGTTAATGATACGACCAAAAAATTAGTCAGACAAAGAGCAAAATTTCTTTGTGAATACTGTCATTCTTCAGAAGAAGCAAGTGCTGCTCTATTTTCTATTGACCATATTATCCCACAGTCTCTTAAAGGTTCGGATGACCCTGATAACCTAGCGTTAGCTTGTCAGCGTTGTAACGGATATCGCTACAATTTCACTACTGGAATTGATCCAGATACAGGACAAATGCTACCTCTATTTAATCCACGCCAGCAAAAGTGGTCAGACCACTTTATTTGGTCAGCAGATGGTCTAAAAATTATTGGAATTAGTTCTTTAGGACGAGCTACAAGTAATCGTTTAGACCTCAATGATGAACGTCATAATGAAGGGTCTATTGTCAAAGCTCGTCGTCTTTGGCTCAAAGGTGGTTGGCATCCACCCGATGAAGACCCGCGACAAATAAAAGAGTTTTGA